In a single window of the Anguilla rostrata isolate EN2019 chromosome 6, ASM1855537v3, whole genome shotgun sequence genome:
- the tnk2a gene encoding activated CDC42 kinase 1 isoform X5: MRRFDRLKNSLPFLSRFRSYRKLGSSMQSDEGTEWLLELLMEVQLQQYFLRIRDDLNVTRLSHFDYVKSEDLEKIGMGGPGQRRLWEAVKRRKALCKRKSWMSKVFSGKRLEADFQPQPASTFRKPSPTPPPGEGQQQALTCLISDKDLVLLEKLGDGSFGVVKRGEWFTPSGKVLNVAVKCLKTDVLNQPDALADFNREVNAMHSLDHQNLIRLYGVVLTHPMKMVTELAPLGSMLDRLRKNQGHFLISTLCQYAIQIANGMAYLESKRFIHRDLAARNILLASGELVKIGDFGLMRALPKNDDHYVMQEHRKVPFAWCAPESLKTRTFSHATDTWMFGVTLWEMCTYGQEPWLGLNGSQILHKIDKEGERLPKPEDCPQDIYNVMLQCWAQKPDDRPTFVALREFLVETMPTDMRALQDFDEPDKLLIHMSDVITIIEGRAENYWWRGQNKSTLKVGQFPRNAVTSVAGLSAHDISRPLKNSFIHTGHGDTNPRRCWGFPDKIDDLYLGNPMDPPDILGLDFKAARPTQLPGRAKKEPPPRPPQPALLVQKPCYDPVTEDEEQSASGLKRLSLKRPGSVKGLKLRPAAWVSATRPGERPAYGSRSAGSTPSEVSLIDFGEELPSATPSPSPVVETRVPSLARLALEAESILDTTPPQSPSRTLPRPLHPTPVVDWDARPLPPPPAYDDVAQDEEDVEVSSINSGERQGATYAPVAEGWEGPGEGPREGWEGPREGWEGPREGWEGPGEGEKPRVEDNLFLPSRPGQNSSFSQSAEIFQELQQECMRRLHVPQRSPLPPSPSPPGPDGPHRQILLPSPSSASSEDKPQIPPRVPIPPRPVRRNDYARRSGDLSPAPPAGEGDGRDRPPQIPPRDPLSQPTSRTPSPMTLLVGSPPQRATLTCSAPPGPPHLLSTSPMPTTQSFASDPKYATPKVIQAQARECARAPCILPIVRDGRKVSSTHYYLLPERPPYLDRYDRFFREAEAGGDDRRAANTATVRPMVLQPQPQPQPGQLKANFSSNNNSTLASGAGLPRGPAGLLAVPRPGGEGQMGRPDGLGTADRVKLVQEAVHGVTIEECQAALQNHSWNVQRAVYYLKVEQLFCLGLKTRVECLKILEMYDWNLELASTQLLDSYGSVRQRR, from the exons AAGCTGGGCAGTAGCATGCAGTCGGACGAAGGGACGGAATGGCTCCTGGAGCTCCTGATGGAGGTCCAGCTGCAGCAGTACTTCCTGCGTATCCGCGACGACCTCAACGTCACCCGCCTCTCGCACTTCGACTACGTCAAGAGCGAGGACCTGGAGAAGATCGGGATGGGGGGACCGG GGCAGCGACGGCTGTGGGAGGCGGTCAAGAGGCGGAAGGCCCTGTGCAAGCGCAAGTCCTGGATGAGCAAG gtgttCAGCGGCAAGAGGCTCGAGGCGGACTTCCAGCCCCAGCCCGCCTCCACCTTCCGCAAGccgtcccccaccccgccccccggggAGGGCCAGCAGCAGGCCCTCACCTGCCTGATCAGCGACAAGGACCTGGTGCTCCTGGAGAAGCTGGGCGACGGCTCCTTCGGCGTGGTCAAGCGCGGGGAGTGGTTCACCCCCTCCGGGAAAGTG CTCAACGTGGCCGTCAAGTGTCTGAAGACGGACGTGCTGAACCAGCCGGACGCCCTGGCCGACTTCAACCGGGAGGTGAACGCCATGCACTCGCTGGACCACCAGAACCTGATCCGGCTCTACGGCGTCGTCCTCACGCACCCCATGAAGATG GTGACAGAGCTGGCTCCCCTGGGCTCCATGTTGGACCGCTTGCGGAAGAACCAGGGCCACTTCCTGATCTCCACGCTGTGCCAGTACGCCATCCAGATCGCCAACGGCATGGCCTACCTGGAGTCCAAGCGCTTCATCCACCGCGACCTGGCCGCCCGCAACATCCTGCTGGCCTCCGGCGAGCTGGTGAAGATCGGCGACTTCGGCCTCATGAGGGCGCTGCCCAAGAACGACGACCACTACGTCATGCAGGAGCACCGTAAGGTCCCCTTCgcctg GTGTGCTCCTGAGAGTCTGAAGACGCGCACCTTCTCTCACGCCACCGACACCTGGATGTTCGGCGTGACGCTGTGGGAGATGTGCACCTACGGCCAGGAGCCCTGGCTGGGGCTCAACGGCAGCCAG ATCCTCCACAAGATCGATAAGGAAGGGGAGCGCTTGCCCAAGCCGGAGGACTGTCCTCAGGACATCTACAACGTCATGCTGCAGTGCTGGGCCCAGAAGCCCGACGACCGGCCCACCTTCGTGGCACTGCGCGAGTTTCTGGTGGAG ACCATGCCGACGGACATGAGGGCCCTGCAGGACTTCGACGAGCCGGACAAGCTGCTGATCCACATGAGCGACGTCATCACCATCATCGAGGGCAG GGCGGAGAACTACTGGTGGCGGGGGCAGAACAAGAGCACGCTGAAGGTGGGCCAGTTCCCGCGCAACGCCGTGACCTCGGTGGCCGGCCTCTCGGCCCACGACATCAGCCGCCCGCTGAAGAACAGCTTCATCCACACGGGCCACGGCGACACCAACCCCCGCCGCTGCTGGGGCTTCCCCGACAAGATCGACGA CCTGTACCTGGGGAACCCCATGGACCCCCCGGACATCCTGGGACTGGACTTCAAGGCGGCTCGCCCCACACAGCTCCCGGGACGGGCCAAAA AGGAGCCGCCCCCTCGGCCGCCCCAGCCGGCCCTGCTGGTCCAGA AGCCCTGCTATGACCCGGTGACtgaggatgaggagcagagcgCGTCGGGGCTGAAGCGGCTGTCTCTGAAGAGGCCGGGGTCGGTGAAGGGGCTCAAGCTGAGGCCGGCCGCCTGGGTCTCGGCCACCAGGCCGGGGGAGCGGCCGGCCTACGGGAGCCGCAGCGCGGGCAGCACCCCCAGCGAGGTGTCCCTCATCGACTTCGGGGAGGAGCTCCCCTCGgccacgccctccccctcccccgtggTGGAGACGCGGGTCCCCTCTCTGGCcaggctggccctggaggcGGAGTCCATCCTGGACACGACTCCGCCCCAGAGCCCCTCCCggaccctgccccgccccctgcaccccacccccgtaGTGGACTGGGACGCCcggcccctgcccccgcccccggcctaCGACGACGTGGCCCAGGACGAGGAGGACGTGGAGGTGAGCTCCATCAACAGTGGCGAGCGGCAGGGCGCCACCTACGCGCCCGTGgcggaggggtgggaggggccaggggaggggccacgggaggggtgggaggggcctcgggaggggtgggaggggccgcgggaggggtgggaggggccgggggagggggagaagccTCGCGTGGAGGACAACCTCTTCCTCCCCAGCCGGCCCGGCCAGAACAGCAGCTTCTCCCAGTCGGCGGAGATCTtccaggagctgcagcaggagtgCATGCGGAGGCTCCACGTCCCCCAGcgctcgcccctccccccgtcgCCCAGCCCCCCCGGCCCGGACGGCCCCCACCGCCAGatcctgctcccctccccctcctccgcctcctccgagGACAAGCCCCAGATCCCGCCCCGCGTGCCcatcccgccccgccccgtcagACGCAACGACTACGCCCGCCGCTCCGGGGAcctgtcccccgcccccccggcggGGGAGGGCGACGGCCGGGACCGGCCCCCTCAGATCCCTCCCCGGGACCCCCTGTCCCAGCCCACCTCCCGCACCCCCAGCCCCATGACGCTCCTGGTGGGGTCCCCCCCGCAGCGGGCCACTCTGacctgctccgcccccccggggcccccccacctcctctccacctcgCCCATGCCCACCACCCAGAGCTTCGCGTCCGACCCCAAGTACGCCACGCCCAAAGTGATCCAGGCCCAGGCCCGGGAGTGCGCCCGGGCGCCCTGCATCCTGCCCATCGTCCGCGACGGCAGGAAGGTGAGCAGCACGCACTACTACCTCCTGCCCGAGCGCCCGCCCTACCTGGACCGCTACGACCGCTTCTTCAGGGAGGCGGAGGCCGGCGGGGACGACCGGCGGGCCGCCAACACCGCCACCGTGCGGCCCATGGTgctccagccccagccccagccccagcccggCCAGCTCAAGGCCAACTTctcctccaacaacaacagcacccTGGCCTCCGGGGCCGGCCTGCCCAGGGGCCCCGCCGGTCTGCTCGCCGTGCCCAGGCCGGGCGGGGAGGGGCAGATGGGGAGGCCCGACGGGCTCGGCACCGCCGACCGGGTCAAGCTG GTGCAGGAGGCGGTCCACGGCGTGACCATAGAGGAGTGCCAGGCGGCCCTGCAGAACCACAGCTGGAACGTGCAGAGGGCAGTTTACTATCTGAAG GTAGAGCAGCTGTTCTGTCTGGGACTGAAGACCAGGGTGGAGTGTCTTAAGATTCTGGAGATGTACGACTGGAACCTGGAGCTGGCCAGCACCCAGCTGCTGGACTCCTACGGCTCCGTCAGGCAAAG gCGCTGA
- the tnk2a gene encoding activated CDC42 kinase 1 isoform X4, whose amino-acid sequence MQSDEGTEWLLELLMEVQLQQYFLRIRDDLNVTRLSHFDYVKSEDLEKIGMGGPGQRRLWEAVKRRKALCKRKSWMSKVFSGKRLEADFQPQPASTFRKPSPTPPPGEGQQQALTCLISDKDLVLLEKLGDGSFGVVKRGEWFTPSGKVLNVAVKCLKTDVLNQPDALADFNREVNAMHSLDHQNLIRLYGVVLTHPMKMVTELAPLGSMLDRLRKNQGHFLISTLCQYAIQIANGMAYLESKRFIHRDLAARNILLASGELVKIGDFGLMRALPKNDDHYVMQEHRKVPFAWCAPESLKTRTFSHATDTWMFGVTLWEMCTYGQEPWLGLNGSQILHKIDKEGERLPKPEDCPQDIYNVMLQCWAQKPDDRPTFVALREFLVETMPTDMRALQDFDEPDKLLIHMSDVITIIEGRAENYWWRGQNKSTLKVGQFPRNAVTSVAGLSAHDISRPLKNSFIHTGHGDTNPRRCWGFPDKIDDLYLGNPMDPPDILGLDFKAARPTQLPGRAKKEPPPRPPQPALLVQKPCYDPVTEDEEQSASGLKRLSLKRPGSVKGLKLRPAAWVSATRPGERPAYGSRSAGSTPSEVSLIDFGEELPSATPSPSPVVETRVPSLARLALEAESILDTTPPQSPSRTLPRPLHPTPVVDWDARPLPPPPAYDDVAQDEEDVEVSSINSGERQGATYAPVAEGWEGPGEGPREGWEGPREGWEGPREGWEGPGEGEKPRVEDNLFLPSRPGQNSSFSQSAEIFQELQQECMRRLHVPQRSPLPPSPSPPGPDGPHRQILLPSPSSASSEDKPQIPPRVPIPPRPVRRNDYARRSGDLSPAPPAGEGDGRDRPPQIPPRDPLSQPTSRTPSPMTLLVGSPPQRATLTCSAPPGPPHLLSTSPMPTTQSFASDPKYATPKVIQAQARECARAPCILPIVRDGRKVSSTHYYLLPERPPYLDRYDRFFREAEAGGDDRRAANTATVRPMVLQPQPQPQPGQLKANFSSNNNSTLASGAGLPRGPAGLLAVPRPGGEGQMGRPDGLGTADRVKLVQEAVHGVTIEECQAALQNHSWNVQRAVYYLKVEQLFCLGLKTRVECLKILEMYDWNLELASTQLLDSYGSVRQRQEAESPPNLCVPVPYNKGIGQGSPGQGASG is encoded by the exons ATGCAGTCGGACGAAGGGACGGAATGGCTCCTGGAGCTCCTGATGGAGGTCCAGCTGCAGCAGTACTTCCTGCGTATCCGCGACGACCTCAACGTCACCCGCCTCTCGCACTTCGACTACGTCAAGAGCGAGGACCTGGAGAAGATCGGGATGGGGGGACCGG GGCAGCGACGGCTGTGGGAGGCGGTCAAGAGGCGGAAGGCCCTGTGCAAGCGCAAGTCCTGGATGAGCAAG gtgttCAGCGGCAAGAGGCTCGAGGCGGACTTCCAGCCCCAGCCCGCCTCCACCTTCCGCAAGccgtcccccaccccgccccccggggAGGGCCAGCAGCAGGCCCTCACCTGCCTGATCAGCGACAAGGACCTGGTGCTCCTGGAGAAGCTGGGCGACGGCTCCTTCGGCGTGGTCAAGCGCGGGGAGTGGTTCACCCCCTCCGGGAAAGTG CTCAACGTGGCCGTCAAGTGTCTGAAGACGGACGTGCTGAACCAGCCGGACGCCCTGGCCGACTTCAACCGGGAGGTGAACGCCATGCACTCGCTGGACCACCAGAACCTGATCCGGCTCTACGGCGTCGTCCTCACGCACCCCATGAAGATG GTGACAGAGCTGGCTCCCCTGGGCTCCATGTTGGACCGCTTGCGGAAGAACCAGGGCCACTTCCTGATCTCCACGCTGTGCCAGTACGCCATCCAGATCGCCAACGGCATGGCCTACCTGGAGTCCAAGCGCTTCATCCACCGCGACCTGGCCGCCCGCAACATCCTGCTGGCCTCCGGCGAGCTGGTGAAGATCGGCGACTTCGGCCTCATGAGGGCGCTGCCCAAGAACGACGACCACTACGTCATGCAGGAGCACCGTAAGGTCCCCTTCgcctg GTGTGCTCCTGAGAGTCTGAAGACGCGCACCTTCTCTCACGCCACCGACACCTGGATGTTCGGCGTGACGCTGTGGGAGATGTGCACCTACGGCCAGGAGCCCTGGCTGGGGCTCAACGGCAGCCAG ATCCTCCACAAGATCGATAAGGAAGGGGAGCGCTTGCCCAAGCCGGAGGACTGTCCTCAGGACATCTACAACGTCATGCTGCAGTGCTGGGCCCAGAAGCCCGACGACCGGCCCACCTTCGTGGCACTGCGCGAGTTTCTGGTGGAG ACCATGCCGACGGACATGAGGGCCCTGCAGGACTTCGACGAGCCGGACAAGCTGCTGATCCACATGAGCGACGTCATCACCATCATCGAGGGCAG GGCGGAGAACTACTGGTGGCGGGGGCAGAACAAGAGCACGCTGAAGGTGGGCCAGTTCCCGCGCAACGCCGTGACCTCGGTGGCCGGCCTCTCGGCCCACGACATCAGCCGCCCGCTGAAGAACAGCTTCATCCACACGGGCCACGGCGACACCAACCCCCGCCGCTGCTGGGGCTTCCCCGACAAGATCGACGA CCTGTACCTGGGGAACCCCATGGACCCCCCGGACATCCTGGGACTGGACTTCAAGGCGGCTCGCCCCACACAGCTCCCGGGACGGGCCAAAA AGGAGCCGCCCCCTCGGCCGCCCCAGCCGGCCCTGCTGGTCCAGA AGCCCTGCTATGACCCGGTGACtgaggatgaggagcagagcgCGTCGGGGCTGAAGCGGCTGTCTCTGAAGAGGCCGGGGTCGGTGAAGGGGCTCAAGCTGAGGCCGGCCGCCTGGGTCTCGGCCACCAGGCCGGGGGAGCGGCCGGCCTACGGGAGCCGCAGCGCGGGCAGCACCCCCAGCGAGGTGTCCCTCATCGACTTCGGGGAGGAGCTCCCCTCGgccacgccctccccctcccccgtggTGGAGACGCGGGTCCCCTCTCTGGCcaggctggccctggaggcGGAGTCCATCCTGGACACGACTCCGCCCCAGAGCCCCTCCCggaccctgccccgccccctgcaccccacccccgtaGTGGACTGGGACGCCcggcccctgcccccgcccccggcctaCGACGACGTGGCCCAGGACGAGGAGGACGTGGAGGTGAGCTCCATCAACAGTGGCGAGCGGCAGGGCGCCACCTACGCGCCCGTGgcggaggggtgggaggggccaggggaggggccacgggaggggtgggaggggcctcgggaggggtgggaggggccgcgggaggggtgggaggggccgggggagggggagaagccTCGCGTGGAGGACAACCTCTTCCTCCCCAGCCGGCCCGGCCAGAACAGCAGCTTCTCCCAGTCGGCGGAGATCTtccaggagctgcagcaggagtgCATGCGGAGGCTCCACGTCCCCCAGcgctcgcccctccccccgtcgCCCAGCCCCCCCGGCCCGGACGGCCCCCACCGCCAGatcctgctcccctccccctcctccgcctcctccgagGACAAGCCCCAGATCCCGCCCCGCGTGCCcatcccgccccgccccgtcagACGCAACGACTACGCCCGCCGCTCCGGGGAcctgtcccccgcccccccggcggGGGAGGGCGACGGCCGGGACCGGCCCCCTCAGATCCCTCCCCGGGACCCCCTGTCCCAGCCCACCTCCCGCACCCCCAGCCCCATGACGCTCCTGGTGGGGTCCCCCCCGCAGCGGGCCACTCTGacctgctccgcccccccggggcccccccacctcctctccacctcgCCCATGCCCACCACCCAGAGCTTCGCGTCCGACCCCAAGTACGCCACGCCCAAAGTGATCCAGGCCCAGGCCCGGGAGTGCGCCCGGGCGCCCTGCATCCTGCCCATCGTCCGCGACGGCAGGAAGGTGAGCAGCACGCACTACTACCTCCTGCCCGAGCGCCCGCCCTACCTGGACCGCTACGACCGCTTCTTCAGGGAGGCGGAGGCCGGCGGGGACGACCGGCGGGCCGCCAACACCGCCACCGTGCGGCCCATGGTgctccagccccagccccagccccagcccggCCAGCTCAAGGCCAACTTctcctccaacaacaacagcacccTGGCCTCCGGGGCCGGCCTGCCCAGGGGCCCCGCCGGTCTGCTCGCCGTGCCCAGGCCGGGCGGGGAGGGGCAGATGGGGAGGCCCGACGGGCTCGGCACCGCCGACCGGGTCAAGCTG GTGCAGGAGGCGGTCCACGGCGTGACCATAGAGGAGTGCCAGGCGGCCCTGCAGAACCACAGCTGGAACGTGCAGAGGGCAGTTTACTATCTGAAG GTAGAGCAGCTGTTCTGTCTGGGACTGAAGACCAGGGTGGAGTGTCTTAAGATTCTGGAGATGTACGACTGGAACCTGGAGCTGGCCAGCACCCAGCTGCTGGACTCCTACGGCTCCGTCAGGCAAAGGCAAGAGGCCGAATCGCCCCCGAACCTCTGCGTTCCTGTGCCCTACAACAAGGGCATAGGTCAGGGGTCACCGGGTCAGGGGGCTTCTGGGTGA
- the tnk2a gene encoding activated CDC42 kinase 1 isoform X6, producing MAPGAPDGGPAAAVLPAYPRRPQRHPPLALRLRQERGPGEDRDGGTGAATAVGGGQEAEGPVQAQVLDEQGVQRQEARGGLPAPARLHLPQAVPHPAPRGGPAAGPHLPDQRQGPGAPGEAGRRLLRRGQARGVVHPLRESAQRGRQVSEDGRAEPAGRPGRLQPGGERHALAGPPEPDPALRRRPHAPHEDGDRAGSPGLHVGPLAEEPGPLPDLHAVPVRHPDRQRHGLPGVQALHPPRPGRPQHPAGLRRAGEDRRLRPHEGAAQERRPLRHAGAPCAPESLKTRTFSHATDTWMFGVTLWEMCTYGQEPWLGLNGSQILHKIDKEGERLPKPEDCPQDIYNVMLQCWAQKPDDRPTFVALREFLVETMPTDMRALQDFDEPDKLLIHMSDVITIIEGRAENYWWRGQNKSTLKVGQFPRNAVTSVAGLSAHDISRPLKNSFIHTGHGDTNPRRCWGFPDKIDDLYLGNPMDPPDILGLDFKAARPTQLPGRAKKEPPPRPPQPALLVQKPCYDPVTEDEEQSASGLKRLSLKRPGSVKGLKLRPAAWVSATRPGERPAYGSRSAGSTPSEVSLIDFGEELPSATPSPSPVVETRVPSLARLALEAESILDTTPPQSPSRTLPRPLHPTPVVDWDARPLPPPPAYDDVAQDEEDVEVSSINSGERQGATYAPVAEGWEGPGEGPREGWEGPREGWEGPREGWEGPGEGEKPRVEDNLFLPSRPGQNSSFSQSAEIFQELQQECMRRLHVPQRSPLPPSPSPPGPDGPHRQILLPSPSSASSEDKPQIPPRVPIPPRPVRRNDYARRSGDLSPAPPAGEGDGRDRPPQIPPRDPLSQPTSRTPSPMTLLVGSPPQRATLTCSAPPGPPHLLSTSPMPTTQSFASDPKYATPKVIQAQARECARAPCILPIVRDGRKVSSTHYYLLPERPPYLDRYDRFFREAEAGGDDRRAANTATVRPMVLQPQPQPQPGQLKANFSSNNNSTLASGAGLPRGPAGLLAVPRPGGEGQMGRPDGLGTADRVKLVQEAVHGVTIEECQAALQNHSWNVQRAVYYLKVEQLFCLGLKTRVECLKILEMYDWNLELASTQLLDSYGSVRQRQEAESPPNLCVPVPYNKGIGQGSPGQGASG from the exons ATGGCTCCTGGAGCTCCTGATGGAGGTCCAGCTGCAGCAGTACTTCCTGCGTATCCGCGACGACCTCAACGTCACCCGCCTCTCGCACTTCGACTACGTCAAGAGCGAGGACCTGGAGAAGATCGGGATGGGGGGACCGG GGCAGCGACGGCTGTGGGAGGCGGTCAAGAGGCGGAAGGCCCTGTGCAAGCGCAAGTCCTGGATGAGCAAG gtgttCAGCGGCAAGAGGCTCGAGGCGGACTTCCAGCCCCAGCCCGCCTCCACCTTCCGCAAGccgtcccccaccccgccccccggggAGGGCCAGCAGCAGGCCCTCACCTGCCTGATCAGCGACAAGGACCTGGTGCTCCTGGAGAAGCTGGGCGACGGCTCCTTCGGCGTGGTCAAGCGCGGGGAGTGGTTCACCCCCTCCGGGAAAGTG CTCAACGTGGCCGTCAAGTGTCTGAAGACGGACGTGCTGAACCAGCCGGACGCCCTGGCCGACTTCAACCGGGAGGTGAACGCCATGCACTCGCTGGACCACCAGAACCTGATCCGGCTCTACGGCGTCGTCCTCACGCACCCCATGAAGATG GTGACAGAGCTGGCTCCCCTGGGCTCCATGTTGGACCGCTTGCGGAAGAACCAGGGCCACTTCCTGATCTCCACGCTGTGCCAGTACGCCATCCAGATCGCCAACGGCATGGCCTACCTGGAGTCCAAGCGCTTCATCCACCGCGACCTGGCCGCCCGCAACATCCTGCTGGCCTCCGGCGAGCTGGTGAAGATCGGCGACTTCGGCCTCATGAGGGCGCTGCCCAAGAACGACGACCACTACGTCATGCAGGAGCACC GTGTGCTCCTGAGAGTCTGAAGACGCGCACCTTCTCTCACGCCACCGACACCTGGATGTTCGGCGTGACGCTGTGGGAGATGTGCACCTACGGCCAGGAGCCCTGGCTGGGGCTCAACGGCAGCCAG ATCCTCCACAAGATCGATAAGGAAGGGGAGCGCTTGCCCAAGCCGGAGGACTGTCCTCAGGACATCTACAACGTCATGCTGCAGTGCTGGGCCCAGAAGCCCGACGACCGGCCCACCTTCGTGGCACTGCGCGAGTTTCTGGTGGAG ACCATGCCGACGGACATGAGGGCCCTGCAGGACTTCGACGAGCCGGACAAGCTGCTGATCCACATGAGCGACGTCATCACCATCATCGAGGGCAG GGCGGAGAACTACTGGTGGCGGGGGCAGAACAAGAGCACGCTGAAGGTGGGCCAGTTCCCGCGCAACGCCGTGACCTCGGTGGCCGGCCTCTCGGCCCACGACATCAGCCGCCCGCTGAAGAACAGCTTCATCCACACGGGCCACGGCGACACCAACCCCCGCCGCTGCTGGGGCTTCCCCGACAAGATCGACGA CCTGTACCTGGGGAACCCCATGGACCCCCCGGACATCCTGGGACTGGACTTCAAGGCGGCTCGCCCCACACAGCTCCCGGGACGGGCCAAAA AGGAGCCGCCCCCTCGGCCGCCCCAGCCGGCCCTGCTGGTCCAGA AGCCCTGCTATGACCCGGTGACtgaggatgaggagcagagcgCGTCGGGGCTGAAGCGGCTGTCTCTGAAGAGGCCGGGGTCGGTGAAGGGGCTCAAGCTGAGGCCGGCCGCCTGGGTCTCGGCCACCAGGCCGGGGGAGCGGCCGGCCTACGGGAGCCGCAGCGCGGGCAGCACCCCCAGCGAGGTGTCCCTCATCGACTTCGGGGAGGAGCTCCCCTCGgccacgccctccccctcccccgtggTGGAGACGCGGGTCCCCTCTCTGGCcaggctggccctggaggcGGAGTCCATCCTGGACACGACTCCGCCCCAGAGCCCCTCCCggaccctgccccgccccctgcaccccacccccgtaGTGGACTGGGACGCCcggcccctgcccccgcccccggcctaCGACGACGTGGCCCAGGACGAGGAGGACGTGGAGGTGAGCTCCATCAACAGTGGCGAGCGGCAGGGCGCCACCTACGCGCCCGTGgcggaggggtgggaggggccaggggaggggccacgggaggggtgggaggggcctcgggaggggtgggaggggccgcgggaggggtgggaggggccgggggagggggagaagccTCGCGTGGAGGACAACCTCTTCCTCCCCAGCCGGCCCGGCCAGAACAGCAGCTTCTCCCAGTCGGCGGAGATCTtccaggagctgcagcaggagtgCATGCGGAGGCTCCACGTCCCCCAGcgctcgcccctccccccgtcgCCCAGCCCCCCCGGCCCGGACGGCCCCCACCGCCAGatcctgctcccctccccctcctccgcctcctccgagGACAAGCCCCAGATCCCGCCCCGCGTGCCcatcccgccccgccccgtcagACGCAACGACTACGCCCGCCGCTCCGGGGAcctgtcccccgcccccccggcggGGGAGGGCGACGGCCGGGACCGGCCCCCTCAGATCCCTCCCCGGGACCCCCTGTCCCAGCCCACCTCCCGCACCCCCAGCCCCATGACGCTCCTGGTGGGGTCCCCCCCGCAGCGGGCCACTCTGacctgctccgcccccccggggcccccccacctcctctccacctcgCCCATGCCCACCACCCAGAGCTTCGCGTCCGACCCCAAGTACGCCACGCCCAAAGTGATCCAGGCCCAGGCCCGGGAGTGCGCCCGGGCGCCCTGCATCCTGCCCATCGTCCGCGACGGCAGGAAGGTGAGCAGCACGCACTACTACCTCCTGCCCGAGCGCCCGCCCTACCTGGACCGCTACGACCGCTTCTTCAGGGAGGCGGAGGCCGGCGGGGACGACCGGCGGGCCGCCAACACCGCCACCGTGCGGCCCATGGTgctccagccccagccccagccccagcccggCCAGCTCAAGGCCAACTTctcctccaacaacaacagcacccTGGCCTCCGGGGCCGGCCTGCCCAGGGGCCCCGCCGGTCTGCTCGCCGTGCCCAGGCCGGGCGGGGAGGGGCAGATGGGGAGGCCCGACGGGCTCGGCACCGCCGACCGGGTCAAGCTG GTGCAGGAGGCGGTCCACGGCGTGACCATAGAGGAGTGCCAGGCGGCCCTGCAGAACCACAGCTGGAACGTGCAGAGGGCAGTTTACTATCTGAAG GTAGAGCAGCTGTTCTGTCTGGGACTGAAGACCAGGGTGGAGTGTCTTAAGATTCTGGAGATGTACGACTGGAACCTGGAGCTGGCCAGCACCCAGCTGCTGGACTCCTACGGCTCCGTCAGGCAAAGGCAAGAGGCCGAATCGCCCCCGAACCTCTGCGTTCCTGTGCCCTACAACAAGGGCATAGGTCAGGGGTCACCGGGTCAGGGGGCTTCTGGGTGA